The proteins below come from a single Parageobacillus thermoglucosidasius genomic window:
- a CDS encoding tyrosine-type recombinase/integrase — protein sequence MKSFSKYCVKENLIDNDFMIGIDTPKTDSKLPTYMSLSELRKLFHFLEQDNSRMAMRNHLLFKLLATTGMRRSEIVELTWEQIDLSNNTIRIYGKGKKERLLPLHPMVVPLIKSYMESLEEYQLHPSQPVFLNKNGKKLNPRGLHKIFKEILQKAGLPPQRFSLHHLRHTFATLLIQENKENVDLRTIQELLGHESLVTTQVYTHVDFEQKKKAIQTFNIF from the coding sequence TTGAAATCGTTCAGTAAATACTGTGTCAAAGAAAATCTAATCGACAACGATTTTATGATCGGAATTGATACTCCTAAAACGGATAGTAAATTACCGACTTATATGTCTTTGTCTGAACTACGAAAGCTATTTCATTTTTTGGAGCAAGACAATAGCCGAATGGCGATGCGAAACCATCTTCTATTTAAACTGTTAGCCACTACGGGTATGCGAAGATCTGAAATTGTTGAACTAACTTGGGAACAAATTGATTTATCTAACAACACGATACGTATTTATGGGAAAGGAAAAAAAGAGCGCTTGCTTCCCCTTCATCCTATGGTTGTCCCTTTAATAAAAAGCTATATGGAAAGTTTAGAGGAATATCAGCTCCACCCTTCCCAACCGGTATTTTTAAATAAAAACGGCAAAAAATTGAACCCGCGTGGTTTACATAAGATATTTAAGGAAATCTTACAAAAAGCAGGTCTGCCACCTCAACGATTCTCACTCCATCATTTGCGGCATACGTTTGCTACCTTGTTGATACAAGAAAATAAAGAAAATGTTGATTTGCGTACCATACAAGAACTACTCGGTCATGAAAGTTTAGTCACGACGCAAGTATATACGCATGTTGACTTTGAGCAAAAGAAAAAAGCGATTCAAACATTTAACATATTTTGA
- the speE gene encoding polyamine aminopropyltransferase, which translates to MKHVHDSLPPYLKVENGELWLTEDDRENLKISYRIKDIIFSEQSDFQHVMILDSYDFGRMLVLDGVVQTTSIDGHIYNEMISHVPLQFRPSAKKVLIIGGGDCGAAREVAKYKHIEEIHMVEIDEKVVLSCKAHLQEVSGNLSDPRVQFIYDDGVAFVKERENEYDVIIIDSSDPVGPAEALFSRDFYANVRRALKEDGLMVCQSQSPIFHLDILRQTYTNIRELFPHVQVYTATVPTYPGGLWSFTIGSTKPLSLPETLTIPPDTKYVNEGVVKQCFQLPQFLKKALEQ; encoded by the coding sequence ATGAAGCACGTACACGATTCATTACCACCTTACTTAAAAGTTGAAAACGGTGAACTCTGGCTGACAGAAGATGACCGCGAAAACTTAAAAATCAGTTACCGTATTAAAGACATTATTTTCTCCGAACAATCCGATTTCCAACATGTCATGATTTTGGATTCTTACGATTTCGGACGCATGCTCGTCCTCGACGGAGTTGTGCAAACAACATCCATCGACGGCCATATTTATAATGAAATGATTTCCCATGTACCGCTGCAATTCCGTCCGTCGGCGAAAAAAGTGCTTATTATCGGAGGCGGGGATTGTGGCGCAGCAAGAGAAGTAGCGAAATATAAGCACATCGAAGAAATTCACATGGTTGAAATCGATGAAAAAGTAGTGCTTTCGTGTAAAGCACATTTGCAAGAAGTATCGGGAAATTTATCCGATCCGCGAGTGCAATTTATTTATGATGACGGGGTTGCTTTCGTGAAAGAGCGCGAAAACGAGTATGATGTGATTATTATTGATTCATCCGATCCTGTCGGGCCAGCGGAGGCGCTCTTTTCCCGCGACTTTTACGCCAATGTCCGCCGCGCTTTAAAAGAGGACGGGCTAATGGTTTGCCAAAGCCAGTCGCCGATTTTCCATTTGGACATTTTGCGGCAAACATATACAAACATTCGTGAATTATTTCCGCATGTTCAAGTTTATACCGCCACTGTGCCAACATATCCGGGCGGATTATGGAGCTTTACTATCGGCTCAACAAAACCGCTTTCTCTTCCAGAGACTTTGACGATTCCGCCGGATACGAAATACGTTAATGAAGGAGTCGTCAAACAATGCTTCCAACTTCCGCAGTTTTTGAAAAAAGCGCTTGAACAGTAA
- a CDS encoding Rrf2 family transcriptional regulator, which produces MQLTNYTEYALRVLLFLGALEPGEKTNIKEISQTFSISENHLSKIVYELGKLGYIETIRGRNGGIRLAKQPEEINIGAVVRKTEENLSLVECFASHGNHCVLTPVCQLKSVLHEALEAFLRVLDAYALSDLLANKQSLQAIFSKKNDHMQASHVQK; this is translated from the coding sequence ATGCAACTGACAAACTATACGGAATACGCTTTGCGCGTGCTTCTCTTTTTAGGGGCGCTTGAACCTGGTGAAAAAACAAACATTAAAGAAATTTCCCAAACGTTTTCGATTTCGGAAAACCATTTAAGCAAAATCGTGTATGAACTTGGAAAATTAGGCTATATTGAAACGATACGGGGGCGGAACGGGGGCATCCGGCTTGCCAAGCAGCCGGAAGAGATTAATATCGGTGCTGTCGTCCGCAAAACGGAAGAAAACTTGTCGCTTGTTGAATGTTTCGCCAGCCACGGCAATCATTGCGTTTTGACTCCTGTCTGCCAGTTAAAGAGCGTATTGCACGAGGCGTTAGAAGCGTTTTTGCGCGTGCTGGATGCCTATGCGTTGTCTGACTTGCTTGCGAATAAACAAAGCTTACAGGCGATTTTCTCCAAAAAAAACGATCATATGCAAGCATCACATGTGCAAAAATAG
- the msrA gene encoding peptide-methionine (S)-S-oxide reductase MsrA: MGYELATFAGGCFWCMVSPFEEQPGIIRIISGYTGGHKENPTYEEVCSKTTGHYEAVQITFDPDVFPYEKLLDIYWRQIDPTDDGGQFYDRGPQYRTAIFYHNEKQRLLAEKSKQELEESGRFSKPIVTKILPASTFYPAEEYHQDYHKKNPLRYKLYRIGSGRDAFLKEHWRDPEWEADAAKKN, encoded by the coding sequence ATGGGATACGAATTAGCGACATTTGCTGGCGGCTGTTTTTGGTGCATGGTTTCACCGTTTGAAGAGCAGCCGGGAATTATCCGTATCATATCTGGATATACAGGCGGCCATAAAGAAAACCCGACATATGAAGAAGTATGCTCAAAAACGACGGGACATTACGAAGCAGTGCAAATTACGTTTGATCCCGACGTGTTTCCATATGAAAAACTGCTTGACATCTACTGGCGGCAAATTGATCCGACTGATGACGGCGGACAGTTTTACGATCGCGGTCCGCAATATCGCACAGCGATTTTTTACCATAACGAAAAACAACGCCTTCTCGCGGAAAAATCAAAACAAGAGCTCGAAGAAAGCGGCCGTTTCTCCAAACCGATCGTGACGAAAATCCTGCCGGCATCCACATTTTATCCAGCGGAGGAATACCACCAAGATTATCATAAGAAAAATCCGCTCCGCTATAAATTGTACCGGATCGGTTCAGGACGCGATGCGTTTTTGAAAGAGCATTGGCGTGATCCTGAATGGGAAGCCGATGCTGCGAAAAAAAATTGA
- a CDS encoding tyrosine-type recombinase/integrase: MGKTNISAKSTLIEAFNEYEKSQFWSKNTRRAYRKNVIYMSEYMLNQGLDPVLENIDYEFVKIWENDQRKQGYSPKTIKQNQATMQSMFTHYNRLGVINGNPFAALKITDSNKQKHHSRALNITELYQVYKAAFELQENGVNVLVPILIDMFTALRVTSLEKLTVRSVSTTMNGLVYEFDPKKDRVKEDKLLDQYLEEEGDKHTDNSPNSKNKDFFIPLPPKLMQLLVQYIEHMKPDDALLYGLRRKPLINKQMNYVINKVCEHLGWIKVEYKNPEDRGQTKGKRKRKGEKIVHKTEKHFTPHGLRYTLSTLFHEMGVSDDAIRFLLGHSRYELGALQHYILSDAKYIKEIRAAQVIIETLFETAMELESNYNITLNLEEIYDEIPNVFRNQLKNKNYINLFKEHLVKYAFTALQQKILKESGNNYSDYFTFKAPELYNQIVMAQQGYFAHAPMPYQQTHGMNPMPYDLTHSVPLYPPTHIHMGK, from the coding sequence ATGGGCAAAACAAATATTTCAGCTAAATCTACTTTAATTGAGGCTTTTAATGAATACGAAAAAAGCCAGTTTTGGTCAAAAAATACTAGACGTGCCTATCGAAAAAATGTAATTTACATGTCAGAATATATGTTAAACCAAGGATTAGATCCAGTGCTTGAGAATATCGATTATGAATTCGTGAAAATATGGGAAAATGATCAACGAAAACAAGGCTATAGTCCGAAAACGATAAAACAAAATCAAGCAACGATGCAATCTATGTTTACGCATTATAACCGACTTGGAGTTATTAACGGAAATCCATTCGCAGCATTAAAAATCACAGATTCTAATAAACAAAAACATCATTCGAGAGCATTAAATATCACCGAATTATATCAAGTTTATAAAGCTGCGTTTGAGTTGCAAGAAAATGGTGTTAATGTATTAGTTCCAATCCTAATAGATATGTTTACTGCTCTCAGAGTCACATCGCTCGAAAAACTAACAGTTCGTTCAGTTTCTACTACTATGAACGGGCTAGTTTATGAGTTTGATCCAAAAAAAGATCGAGTAAAAGAAGATAAACTTCTTGACCAATATCTAGAAGAAGAAGGGGATAAACACACTGACAATTCACCGAACAGCAAAAACAAAGATTTCTTTATTCCATTACCACCTAAACTGATGCAATTACTCGTCCAATACATAGAACATATGAAACCAGATGATGCGCTGTTGTATGGTTTAAGAAGAAAACCGCTGATTAACAAGCAAATGAATTATGTGATTAATAAGGTATGCGAGCATCTTGGGTGGATAAAAGTAGAATACAAAAATCCAGAGGATAGAGGTCAGACAAAAGGGAAGAGAAAAAGAAAAGGGGAAAAAATAGTTCATAAAACCGAGAAACATTTCACGCCACATGGACTCAGATACACTCTTTCTACTTTGTTTCATGAAATGGGGGTCTCAGATGATGCTATACGCTTTCTGCTTGGCCATTCCAGATATGAGTTAGGCGCTCTTCAACATTACATTTTAAGCGATGCAAAGTATATTAAAGAAATTCGAGCGGCTCAAGTAATAATCGAAACTCTTTTTGAAACTGCGATGGAACTTGAGTCGAATTATAATATTACTTTAAACTTAGAAGAAATTTATGATGAAATTCCTAATGTATTTAGGAATCAATTGAAAAACAAAAATTACATCAATCTGTTTAAAGAACATCTCGTAAAGTATGCATTTACAGCATTACAGCAAAAAATACTTAAGGAATCAGGGAATAATTATTCTGATTATTTCACATTTAAAGCACCAGAACTTTATAATCAGATTGTGATGGCGCAGCAGGGGTATTTTGCACATGCTCCAATGCCTTATCAGCAAACTCATGGAATGAACCCAATGCCATACGATCTCACGCATTCAGTGCCTTTGTATCCGCCAACTCATATTCACATGGGGAAATAA
- a CDS encoding ATP-binding protein: MIQYRNQLFSNDEDAYLIGKGGYTAPDESIIYDAIIALALGKNVLLKGPTGAGKTKLAETLSSIFGQPMHSVNCSVDLDAEALLGFKTIQNRGGKAEIEFVPGPVIQAMTKGHLLYIDEINMAKPETLPILNGVLDYRKMITNPFTGEVVKAKETFGVIAAINEGYVGTVPLNEALKNRFVVIDVPYIQGDTLKSVLLAQTALTDEMLIDRFVTLSADLITQVKNGQISEEAASIRALIDTCDLAVYLPPLRAIQRGIIEKLEDDREKAAVRNIAETLFEE, translated from the coding sequence ATGATCCAATACCGCAACCAGCTATTTTCTAATGATGAAGATGCCTATCTTATCGGAAAAGGCGGTTATACCGCTCCTGACGAGTCGATTATATATGATGCGATCATTGCGCTTGCGCTCGGAAAAAACGTCTTGCTAAAAGGGCCGACAGGGGCCGGAAAAACGAAATTAGCAGAGACGCTGTCATCCATATTCGGCCAGCCGATGCATAGTGTGAACTGCTCCGTTGATTTAGATGCAGAAGCGCTGCTTGGTTTTAAAACGATCCAAAACCGTGGCGGAAAAGCGGAAATCGAGTTTGTTCCGGGCCCTGTCATTCAAGCAATGACAAAAGGGCATCTGTTATATATTGACGAAATCAACATGGCAAAGCCAGAAACATTGCCAATTTTAAACGGTGTCCTCGACTATCGCAAAATGATCACCAACCCATTTACCGGCGAAGTCGTTAAAGCGAAAGAAACGTTTGGTGTCATCGCCGCCATCAACGAAGGGTATGTTGGCACTGTGCCGCTCAATGAGGCGTTAAAAAACCGTTTTGTTGTCATCGATGTTCCATATATTCAAGGAGATACATTAAAATCCGTGCTGCTTGCGCAAACGGCATTAACGGATGAAATGCTTATTGACCGCTTTGTCACATTATCCGCTGATTTAATTACACAAGTGAAAAACGGACAGATTTCCGAAGAAGCCGCTTCGATTCGGGCGCTTATCGATACGTGCGATTTAGCCGTATATTTGCCGCCGCTTCGCGCTATTCAGCGCGGAATTATCGAAAAGCTGGAAGATGATCGAGAAAAAGCGGCGGTGCGCAACATCGCGGAAACGTTGTTCGAAGAATGA
- the purU gene encoding formyltetrahydrofolate deformylase — MQTFREHRWQSFLQNYEDRARLLISCPDKPGIVAAVTSFLYEQGANIVESSQYSTDPEGGTFFLRIEFDCPNIAARKQEIESAFRPIAESFHMNWRLRLHNDVKRIAIFVSKAEHCLLELLWQWQAGELIADIALVISNHEYLKSTVESVGIPYFYIPVTKETKAEAEQKQIQLLKQYNVDTIVLARYMQILSPSFVAEFPGRIINIHHSFLPAFVGARPYERAYERGVKLIGATSHYVTDDLDEGPIIEQDVARVDHRHHPDDLKRMGRIIEKTVLARALKWHLEDRVIIHENKTIVFY; from the coding sequence ATGCAAACATTCCGCGAACATCGCTGGCAGTCGTTTCTGCAAAACTATGAAGACCGGGCGCGTTTATTAATTTCATGCCCGGACAAACCGGGGATTGTAGCGGCAGTAACATCCTTTTTATATGAACAAGGCGCAAATATCGTGGAATCCAGCCAATATTCCACCGATCCTGAAGGAGGCACCTTTTTCTTAAGAATCGAATTTGATTGCCCGAATATCGCAGCGCGAAAGCAAGAAATCGAATCTGCTTTTCGGCCGATTGCCGAGTCGTTTCATATGAATTGGCGCCTCCGCTTACATAACGATGTCAAACGAATCGCGATATTTGTCTCCAAAGCAGAACATTGTTTGCTTGAGTTATTATGGCAGTGGCAGGCCGGCGAGTTGATCGCCGATATTGCCCTTGTCATCAGCAATCATGAATATCTTAAAAGCACAGTGGAATCGGTCGGCATTCCATATTTCTATATTCCAGTTACAAAAGAAACAAAAGCGGAAGCCGAGCAAAAACAAATCCAATTGCTTAAACAATATAATGTTGACACGATTGTGCTCGCCCGTTACATGCAAATTTTATCACCATCATTTGTCGCTGAATTTCCAGGAAGAATCATTAACATCCACCATTCGTTTTTACCGGCATTTGTCGGGGCAAGACCATACGAAAGGGCATATGAACGCGGCGTGAAACTCATTGGCGCGACATCGCATTACGTCACCGACGATTTGGATGAGGGACCGATTATCGAGCAAGACGTCGCCCGCGTTGACCACCGCCACCATCCCGATGACTTAAAACGGATGGGGCGGATTATCGAAAAAACAGTGCTTGCCCGCGCGCTCAAATGGCATTTAGAAGACCGTGTCATCATCCATGAAAACAAAACAATTGTCTTTTATTAA
- the hmpA gene encoding NO-inducible flavohemoprotein — protein MGTTTSLSQKTIGIIKSTVPVLEKHGEQITKQFYQSMLTSHPELLNIFNHANQKQGRQQKALAAAVYAAAKHIDHLETILPAVQQIAHKHRSLGIKPEHYPIVGKYLLLAIKDVLQEAATDEIINAWAEAYEVIADVFIKMEAQLYEEAASKCGGWKDFRRFIVQKKVKESDVITSFYFIPEDGGEISEYLPGQYVSVKVSIPGEKYTHIRQYSLSDAPGKGYYRISVKREAATADKPAGIVSNYLHDHVQEGDILELSAPAGVFTLNLTKETPVVLISGGVGITPLFSMASTVVSRQPNRQTTFIHAAINGNVHAFDQELRRLAEHPAFSYHVCYQSPSAEDRKHPYFGKEGFIDLPWMQTVIPAKEADFYFCGPLPFMKTVYHSLKEWGVADENIHYEFFGPAGDLTK, from the coding sequence ATGGGAACAACAACATCGTTAAGCCAAAAAACAATAGGCATTATAAAGTCGACCGTGCCAGTGCTTGAAAAACATGGTGAACAAATCACGAAACAGTTTTATCAATCAATGTTGACCAGCCATCCAGAACTGCTTAATATTTTTAACCATGCCAACCAAAAACAAGGCCGCCAGCAAAAAGCGCTTGCGGCAGCAGTTTACGCTGCGGCAAAACATATCGATCATTTAGAAACCATTTTGCCTGCTGTCCAGCAAATTGCCCATAAGCACCGAAGCTTAGGAATCAAACCAGAGCATTACCCGATTGTCGGCAAATATTTGCTGCTTGCGATCAAAGATGTGCTTCAAGAGGCCGCGACAGACGAAATCATCAACGCATGGGCGGAAGCATATGAGGTAATCGCGGATGTATTTATAAAAATGGAAGCGCAATTGTATGAAGAAGCCGCATCCAAATGTGGGGGCTGGAAAGATTTCCGCCGCTTCATTGTTCAGAAAAAAGTGAAAGAAAGCGATGTCATCACATCATTTTATTTCATTCCTGAAGACGGCGGGGAAATCAGCGAATATTTGCCAGGGCAATATGTCAGTGTCAAAGTGTCCATTCCAGGGGAAAAATATACCCATATTCGCCAATACAGCTTATCCGATGCGCCAGGAAAAGGTTATTACCGCATTAGCGTGAAAAGGGAAGCAGCAACGGCGGACAAACCGGCCGGGATTGTTTCTAACTATTTACATGATCATGTTCAAGAAGGGGATATACTTGAATTAAGCGCACCAGCTGGTGTTTTCACACTCAATCTGACAAAAGAAACACCGGTCGTGCTCATCAGCGGTGGCGTGGGCATTACGCCGCTCTTCAGCATGGCCAGTACCGTTGTTTCGCGCCAGCCTAATCGCCAAACAACGTTTATTCATGCAGCGATCAATGGAAACGTCCATGCGTTCGATCAAGAGTTGCGCCGCTTGGCGGAACATCCAGCATTTTCGTACCACGTTTGTTATCAGTCACCTTCTGCGGAAGACCGCAAGCACCCTTATTTTGGAAAAGAAGGATTTATTGATTTGCCTTGGATGCAAACAGTGATTCCAGCCAAAGAGGCAGATTTTTATTTCTGTGGGCCGCTTCCATTTATGAAAACTGTCTACCATTCCCTTAAAGAATGGGGCGTTGCCGATGAAAATATCCATTATGAATTTTTCGGGCCAGCCGGTGATTTAACGAAGTAA
- a CDS encoding vWA domain-containing protein gives MERFIQFNDKKIDSFLFMQLSDLAKTLAKHSDWEIEFGFQSYVDFLNRKLYVSHFWDNRPKEEKENGLKSDVCLRAVGTLFHTDFSEVTAFLGNIQNISIPNFAKQLFVLAEDLRLEEICKKERPGTKKWFHIRRDVYRRYFQSQANANLTRSVYTDALFSVVYLLLTSDSPLEDIPAIHEPIDRMMPWLRQTLPQFFDAASTKEVAHITLKIAEALDDVLTNDMLNTYFYLPEQSYHNAEKTGLTLKDLKRTDPLNNCDILDKEKDGDEDVHEQELPTWHRETSNMTKSFLRFELEQGSRTDLLGEGEREGEDGDQALAIVQGSARKSHRNDYRKQSAYEQKRERKQAGRGERYGKANRHAEAIFLLPASPSPQHIAQYEQKKADILSYQKKLKQMIEKTLEHQKTLPRTDLHFGRLHKKLLRLWTDEQPRLFNKKHQPSSRIDAVFTLLVDCSASMYDKMEETKRGVILFHEALKALLVPHQIVGFWEDPNEATETKQPNYFQTVISFAQSRKKESGPAIMQLEAQEDNRDGFAIRVMTEQLLKRPEKQKFLLVFSDGEPAALGYEQNGIIDTHEAVLEARKHHIEVINVFLANGEIDEGQRETVQNIYGKHSIVVPSVEQLPDFLFPLLKKLLYKSL, from the coding sequence ATGGAACGGTTTATCCAATTTAACGATAAAAAGATTGATTCCTTTTTGTTTATGCAGCTTTCTGATCTGGCGAAAACGCTGGCAAAACATAGCGATTGGGAAATCGAGTTTGGCTTTCAGTCCTATGTTGATTTTCTTAACCGAAAATTATATGTCAGCCACTTTTGGGATAACCGGCCAAAGGAAGAAAAAGAAAACGGCCTAAAAAGCGATGTCTGTTTGCGGGCAGTCGGAACGCTCTTCCATACTGATTTTTCCGAAGTCACTGCATTTCTCGGCAATATCCAAAATATCTCAATCCCCAATTTTGCCAAACAGTTATTTGTACTAGCCGAAGATTTGCGCCTTGAAGAGATTTGCAAAAAAGAACGGCCTGGCACAAAAAAATGGTTTCACATCCGCCGCGATGTATACCGCCGCTATTTTCAAAGCCAAGCGAACGCCAATTTGACAAGAAGCGTGTATACCGATGCGTTGTTTTCTGTTGTCTATTTATTATTAACATCCGACTCACCGCTGGAGGACATCCCAGCTATTCACGAGCCAATTGACCGGATGATGCCTTGGCTTCGCCAAACGCTTCCTCAGTTTTTTGACGCTGCTTCAACAAAAGAAGTGGCCCATATCACGCTAAAGATTGCTGAAGCGCTTGATGATGTCTTAACCAATGATATGTTAAACACGTATTTCTATTTGCCAGAACAAAGTTATCACAACGCGGAAAAAACAGGATTGACGCTGAAAGATTTAAAACGAACCGACCCGCTCAATAACTGCGACATTTTAGATAAAGAAAAAGACGGGGATGAAGATGTCCATGAGCAAGAATTGCCGACATGGCATCGGGAAACGAGCAACATGACGAAAAGTTTCTTGCGTTTCGAATTAGAGCAAGGCTCGCGGACCGATTTACTAGGAGAAGGGGAGCGTGAAGGCGAAGATGGGGATCAAGCGCTTGCGATTGTGCAAGGTTCCGCGCGAAAATCGCACCGGAACGACTATAGGAAACAAAGTGCCTATGAACAAAAACGGGAACGCAAGCAAGCAGGCAGAGGGGAGCGTTACGGAAAGGCGAATCGGCATGCGGAAGCGATTTTTCTTCTTCCCGCTTCTCCTTCACCCCAACACATTGCTCAATATGAACAAAAGAAAGCAGATATTTTGTCATACCAAAAGAAATTAAAACAGATGATCGAAAAAACGTTGGAGCACCAAAAAACACTTCCACGGACGGATTTACATTTTGGCCGGCTGCACAAAAAGCTGCTTCGCCTATGGACAGATGAGCAGCCGCGCCTTTTTAACAAAAAACATCAGCCGTCTTCCCGCATTGATGCTGTCTTTACGCTGTTAGTCGATTGCTCAGCGTCAATGTATGATAAGATGGAGGAAACGAAACGAGGCGTTATTCTGTTCCATGAAGCGTTAAAAGCATTGTTGGTGCCCCATCAAATCGTTGGATTTTGGGAAGATCCAAACGAGGCAACAGAAACGAAACAGCCGAATTATTTTCAAACAGTGATTTCGTTTGCACAATCACGGAAAAAAGAAAGCGGCCCAGCAATCATGCAGCTGGAGGCGCAAGAAGATAACCGCGACGGATTTGCGATCCGCGTCATGACGGAGCAGCTTCTTAAGCGGCCGGAAAAGCAAAAATTTTTATTAGTTTTTTCCGACGGGGAGCCAGCGGCGCTTGGTTATGAACAAAACGGCATCATTGATACACATGAGGCAGTATTAGAGGCGCGCAAACATCATATCGAAGTGATTAACGTCTTTTTGGCCAATGGGGAAATTGACGAAGGGCAAAGGGAGACAGTGCAAAATATTTATGGAAAACATAGCATCGTTGTTCCAAGCGTCGAACAGCTTCCAGATTTTCTCTTCCCGCTATTAAAAAAACTATTGTATAAAAGTTTATAA
- a CDS encoding DHH family phosphoesterase, translated as MIKLFTDSDLDGIGCGLLAKIAFEQVNISFCSYRNLDERVKQFIEEEQHNEASIFITDLAVGEEVEKKLAEWFEAGKRVQVIDHHVTALHFNKYPWGWVQPADEQGKKTCATSLFYEYLIRKQKLERNETLDEFVELVRQYDTWEWEETGNMRAKRLNDLLTIFGLDEFWDRMSERLTAGGPFTLTETEELILDMEEKKIQRYIRMKQKQLVQRWFGDYCVGIVFAERHMSELGNALSKRCPHLDFIAMVNLGTKHIGFRTIHDTVNVAEFAKQFGGGGHPKASGCFVDETTFPLFVVDVFPLPPVYHDAEQNQLNTKNQKEGFFFTNNQGQWFFFIPNNENWLVYYEEKEQNFSSQEEAERFIKRQFAAGLADDQAVIDYLQQQLSIEKETIANEYVNALQQYKLQNRYQK; from the coding sequence ATGATCAAATTGTTTACGGATAGTGATTTAGACGGAATCGGGTGCGGATTATTAGCGAAAATTGCGTTTGAACAAGTAAATATATCTTTTTGCTCCTACCGCAATTTGGATGAACGAGTGAAACAATTTATAGAAGAGGAGCAGCATAACGAAGCAAGCATTTTTATTACCGATTTGGCAGTCGGCGAAGAAGTGGAAAAAAAGCTGGCGGAATGGTTTGAAGCGGGAAAGCGCGTTCAAGTCATCGATCATCACGTCACCGCCCTCCATTTCAACAAGTATCCGTGGGGGTGGGTGCAGCCGGCGGATGAACAGGGCAAAAAAACATGCGCAACTTCGCTGTTTTACGAATATTTAATCCGCAAGCAAAAACTTGAACGAAACGAAACGCTTGATGAATTTGTTGAACTTGTCCGCCAGTACGATACATGGGAATGGGAAGAAACGGGCAACATGCGCGCAAAGCGGCTGAATGATTTGCTGACGATTTTCGGCTTGGACGAATTTTGGGATCGCATGAGTGAACGGTTAACAGCAGGCGGTCCCTTTACGTTAACAGAAACAGAAGAGCTTATTTTGGATATGGAAGAAAAGAAAATCCAGCGCTACATCCGCATGAAGCAAAAACAGCTTGTCCAGCGCTGGTTTGGCGATTACTGTGTCGGCATCGTTTTTGCGGAACGGCATATGTCGGAATTGGGGAATGCCTTATCCAAGCGCTGTCCGCATTTGGATTTCATCGCAATGGTGAATCTTGGCACAAAACATATTGGGTTTCGGACCATTCACGATACTGTGAATGTCGCGGAATTTGCGAAACAGTTTGGCGGAGGTGGCCATCCAAAAGCTTCCGGATGTTTTGTCGACGAAACAACGTTTCCGCTCTTCGTGGTAGACGTTTTCCCGCTGCCGCCGGTATATCATGATGCAGAACAGAACCAGCTTAACACGAAAAATCAAAAAGAAGGGTTCTTTTTCACCAACAATCAAGGACAGTGGTTTTTCTTTATTCCAAACAATGAAAATTGGCTTGTTTATTATGAAGAAAAAGAACAGAATTTTTCCAGCCAAGAAGAAGCGGAACGATTTATCAAACGCCAGTTCGCAGCAGGATTGGCAGATGACCAAGCGGTGATCGATTACTTGCAACAACAGTTATCCATCGAAAAAGAAACGATTGCAAACGAGTATGTAAATGCCTTGCAACAATACAAGCTGCAAAACCGATACCAAAAATAG
- a CDS encoding helix-turn-helix transcriptional regulator: protein MGEKRTPSGFLLKQRAFLKLYLITLTEQERLYGLKILDLLRQEFKPYGYRPNHSEVYKALHDLIEDGILQQVKRKKEGMKYQEVVYYRFADGGYEKAKRYKRQLKAELDRCAALIRKAIEDNFS from the coding sequence ATGGGCGAAAAAAGAACGCCAAGTGGTTTTCTATTAAAACAGCGTGCGTTTTTAAAATTATATTTAATCACATTGACGGAACAAGAACGTTTATACGGGTTAAAAATATTGGATTTGCTGCGCCAAGAATTCAAGCCGTACGGCTACCGCCCGAACCATTCGGAAGTGTATAAAGCGCTGCATGACCTCATTGAAGACGGGATCTTGCAACAAGTGAAACGAAAAAAAGAAGGCATGAAATACCAAGAAGTCGTCTATTACCGTTTTGCCGATGGCGGGTATGAAAAAGCAAAGCGGTACAAACGGCAATTAAAAGCGGAATTGGATCGTTGCGCCGCGCTGATTCGCAAGGCGATTGAAGATAATTTCAGCTGA